One Streptomyces hundungensis DNA segment encodes these proteins:
- a CDS encoding NuoB/complex I 20 kDa subunit family protein: MGLEEKLPSGFVLTTVEQAAGWVRKASVFPATFGLACCAIEMMTTGAGRYDLARFGMEVFRGSPRQADLMIVAGRVSQKMAPVLRQVYDQMPNPKWVISMGVCASSGGMFNNYAIVQGVDHIVPVDIYLPGCPPRPEMLIDAILKLHQKIQGTKLGVNQEEAAREAEEAALKALPTIEMKGLLR; encoded by the coding sequence ATGGGACTCGAAGAGAAACTGCCTAGCGGCTTCGTGCTGACCACTGTTGAACAGGCCGCGGGCTGGGTGCGCAAGGCGTCCGTCTTCCCCGCCACCTTCGGCCTCGCCTGCTGCGCCATCGAGATGATGACGACCGGCGCGGGCCGCTACGACCTGGCCCGGTTCGGCATGGAGGTCTTCCGCGGCTCCCCGCGCCAGGCCGACCTGATGATCGTGGCCGGCCGGGTCAGCCAGAAGATGGCGCCGGTGCTGCGGCAGGTCTATGACCAGATGCCCAACCCCAAGTGGGTCATTTCCATGGGGGTTTGCGCCTCATCGGGCGGGATGTTCAACAATTACGCGATTGTTCAGGGTGTTGACCACATTGTCCCGGTTGATATCTACCTGCCCGGCTGCCCACCCCGGCCCGAGATGCTGATCGACGCGATTCTCAAGCTCCACCAGAAGATCCAGGGCACCAAGCTCGGGGTCAACCAGGAGGAGGCGGCCCGCGAGGCGGAGGAGGCGGCCCTCAAGGCGCTCCCCACCATCGAGATGAAGGGGCTGCTGCGGTGA
- a CDS encoding NADH-quinone oxidoreductase subunit A, producing the protein MNAYAPILVLGALGAGFAIFSVVMATLIGPKRYNRAKLEAYECGIEPTPTPAGGGRFPIKYYLTAMLFIVFDIEIVFLYPWAVTFDALGLFGLVEMLLFVLTVFVAYAYVWRRGGLEWD; encoded by the coding sequence GTGAATGCCTACGCGCCCATCCTCGTGCTCGGCGCCCTCGGGGCAGGGTTTGCGATCTTTTCCGTGGTCATGGCCACGCTAATCGGCCCAAAAAGGTACAACCGGGCGAAACTTGAGGCGTACGAGTGCGGTATCGAACCCACTCCCACGCCGGCCGGCGGCGGCCGCTTCCCCATCAAGTACTACCTGACGGCGATGCTCTTCATCGTCTTCGACATCGAGATCGTCTTCCTCTACCCCTGGGCGGTCACCTTCGACGCCCTGGGGCTTTTCGGGCTCGTGGAGATGCTGCTCTTCGTGCTCACCGTCTTCGTCGCCTACGCGTATGTGTGGCGGCGCGGCGGCCTGGAATGGGACTGA
- a CDS encoding C40 family peptidase: MSHTAHIPSHRKPRRSASKVSLRAGVAGGVLSTIALAGAAAPAIAAQPVNETIEMPTLSGDLATTAAATVQATKAVAADLQLQAAQDAAASTAAKDAKKAKDDAEQKAAEAKAKAEAEAQAKEKAAAAERASRSAERTTLKAASASTGATSFKASNATGSAAAIVNFALAQVGKAYVSGATGSSAYDCSGLVQAAYRQIGVDLPRVSQDQSATGTDVSLSNLQPGDVLYWGGKGSAYHVAIYVGGGNFVGAQNPSSGVVERSLDYDAPSGAVRIL, encoded by the coding sequence ATGTCCCACACCGCTCACATACCCAGCCACCGGAAGCCCCGCCGCAGCGCCTCGAAGGTCTCGCTCCGGGCCGGAGTTGCCGGTGGCGTACTCAGCACCATCGCGCTGGCAGGTGCGGCCGCCCCGGCCATCGCCGCTCAGCCGGTCAACGAGACCATCGAGATGCCCACGCTGTCGGGCGACCTCGCGACCACCGCGGCCGCCACCGTGCAGGCCACCAAGGCGGTTGCCGCCGACCTCCAGCTCCAGGCCGCCCAGGACGCCGCCGCGTCCACCGCCGCCAAGGACGCCAAGAAGGCCAAGGACGACGCCGAGCAGAAGGCCGCCGAGGCCAAGGCGAAGGCCGAGGCCGAGGCTCAGGCGAAGGAGAAGGCCGCCGCCGCCGAGCGCGCCTCCCGCTCCGCCGAGCGCACCACGCTCAAGGCCGCCTCCGCGAGCACCGGTGCCACCTCCTTCAAGGCGTCCAACGCCACCGGCTCCGCCGCCGCCATCGTGAACTTCGCCCTGGCCCAGGTCGGCAAGGCGTACGTCTCGGGCGCCACCGGCTCCAGCGCGTACGACTGCTCCGGTCTCGTGCAGGCCGCCTACCGCCAGATCGGTGTGGACCTGCCGCGCGTCTCGCAGGACCAGTCGGCCACCGGCACCGATGTGTCGCTGTCCAACCTCCAGCCGGGCGACGTCCTTTACTGGGGCGGCAAGGGCTCCGCGTACCACGTGGCGATCTACGTGGGCGGCGGCAACTTCGTCGGCGCGCAGAACCCCTCCAGCGGCGTCGTCGAGCGCAGCCTGGACTACGACGCCCCCTCGGGCGCCGTCCGCATTCTCTGA
- a CDS encoding geranylgeranyl reductase family protein, producing the protein MTEPLSEHTADVIVVGAGPAGSTTAYYLAKAGLDVLLLEKTAFPREKVCGDGLTPRATKQLVSMGIDISEEAGWLRNKGLRIIGGGVRLQLDWPDLASYPDYGLVRKRDDFDEQLARQAQKAGARLYERCNVGAPIVDERTGHITGVNAKLGEEKTPVTFHAPLVVAADGNSTRLSLAMGLHRREDRPMGVAVRTYFTSPRHDDDYLESWLELWDRRGPQERLLPGYGWIFGMGDGTSNVGLGILNSSSAFKELDWREILKAWCASMPEDWGYTPENMTGPIRGAALPMAFNRQPHYTKGLLLVGDAGGLVNPFNGEGIAYAMESGQIAADVIVQAHARATPSQRELALHAYPKILKDTYGGYYTLGRAFVKLIGNPKVMKIATQRGLTHPMLMKFTLKMLANLTDPTGGDAMDRIINGLSKVAPKA; encoded by the coding sequence GTGACCGAGCCGCTCTCCGAACACACCGCGGACGTGATCGTCGTCGGGGCCGGCCCGGCCGGTTCGACGACCGCGTACTACCTGGCCAAGGCCGGACTCGACGTGCTGCTCCTGGAGAAGACCGCCTTCCCGCGCGAGAAGGTGTGCGGCGACGGTCTGACCCCGCGCGCCACCAAGCAGCTCGTCTCGATGGGGATCGACATCTCCGAAGAGGCCGGCTGGCTGCGCAACAAGGGCCTGCGGATCATCGGCGGCGGCGTCCGCCTCCAGCTCGACTGGCCGGACCTCGCCTCGTACCCGGACTACGGACTGGTGCGCAAGCGCGACGACTTCGACGAGCAGCTCGCCCGGCAGGCGCAGAAGGCCGGGGCGCGCCTGTACGAGCGCTGCAACGTCGGCGCTCCCATCGTCGACGAGCGCACCGGGCACATCACCGGTGTCAACGCCAAGCTCGGCGAGGAGAAGACCCCGGTCACCTTCCACGCCCCGCTCGTGGTGGCCGCCGACGGCAACTCCACCCGCCTCTCGCTCGCCATGGGCCTGCACCGGCGCGAGGACCGCCCGATGGGCGTCGCCGTGCGCACGTACTTCACCTCGCCGCGGCACGACGACGACTACCTGGAGTCCTGGCTCGAACTGTGGGACCGGCGCGGCCCGCAGGAGCGGCTCCTGCCCGGCTACGGTTGGATCTTCGGCATGGGCGACGGCACGTCCAACGTCGGCCTCGGCATCCTCAACTCGTCGTCCGCCTTCAAGGAGCTCGACTGGCGCGAGATCCTCAAGGCGTGGTGCGCGTCGATGCCCGAGGACTGGGGCTATACCCCCGAGAACATGACGGGCCCGATCCGCGGCGCCGCCCTGCCGATGGCCTTCAACCGCCAGCCGCACTACACCAAGGGCCTGCTGCTCGTCGGTGACGCGGGCGGCCTGGTCAACCCGTTCAACGGCGAGGGCATCGCGTACGCCATGGAGTCGGGGCAGATCGCCGCGGACGTCATCGTCCAGGCGCACGCCCGCGCCACCCCCTCCCAGCGCGAACTCGCCCTGCACGCATACCCGAAGATCCTCAAGGACACCTACGGCGGCTACTACACGCTGGGCCGCGCCTTCGTGAAGCTGATCGGCAACCCGAAGGTCATGAAGATCGCCACCCAGCGCGGCCTGACCCACCCGATGCTGATGAAGTTCACGCTGAAGATGCTGGCCAACCTGACCGACCCGACGGGCGGCGACGCGATGGACCGCATCATCAACGGCCTTTCCAAGGTGGCCCCGAAGGCCTGA
- a CDS encoding GNAT family N-acetyltransferase: MSSLSPESSVPRKSPPAVRLRVPTEEDAYAWHRAFDDPEVMEFLGGRSAEVSVYEELTARQRKHDAELGFCLWTMLDEDDEVVGFTGAQPWPRDWGPTGEIEIGWRLARTHWGRGYASAAARAAVARVRAAGLDHVVAMVHPHNTRSVAVAERLGMTLSRTYPNPMSGVEALCFRLELGS, encoded by the coding sequence ATGAGCTCTCTCTCCCCCGAGTCCTCCGTACCGCGCAAGTCCCCGCCGGCCGTCCGGCTGCGCGTGCCCACCGAGGAGGACGCCTACGCCTGGCACCGGGCGTTCGACGACCCGGAGGTGATGGAGTTCCTCGGGGGCCGCTCGGCCGAGGTCTCGGTGTACGAGGAGCTGACCGCCCGCCAGCGCAAGCACGACGCCGAACTCGGCTTCTGCCTCTGGACGATGCTGGACGAGGACGACGAGGTCGTCGGCTTCACCGGCGCCCAGCCCTGGCCCCGCGACTGGGGCCCCACGGGTGAGATCGAGATCGGCTGGCGCCTGGCCCGCACCCACTGGGGCCGCGGTTACGCGTCGGCGGCGGCGCGGGCGGCCGTGGCCCGCGTACGTGCCGCGGGCCTCGACCACGTGGTGGCGATGGTCCATCCCCACAACACCCGTTCGGTGGCGGTGGCGGAGCGCCTCGGGATGACGCTGTCCAGAACGTACCCGAATCCGATGTCGGGGGTGGAGGCGCTCTGTTTCCGTCTGGAGCTGGGCAGTTGA
- a CDS encoding demethylmenaquinone methyltransferase, with protein sequence MTRASLDKQPHEVASMFDDVAAHYDLTNDVLSLGQARLWRKEVAKAVDARPAQKVLDLAAGTATSSRPFAAAGAYTVPCDFSLGMLKVGKERQPHMPFTAGDATKLPFRDDTFDAVTISFGLRNVQDTDAALREMYRVTKPGGRVVICEFSQPTWKPFRTVYTEYLMRALPPVATAVSSNPEAYVYLAESIRAWPAQPELAEKLQKAGWSKVAWRNLTGGIVALHRGFKA encoded by the coding sequence GTGACCCGCGCATCCCTGGACAAGCAGCCGCACGAAGTCGCCTCGATGTTCGACGACGTCGCGGCGCACTACGACCTCACCAACGACGTGCTCTCCCTCGGCCAGGCCCGGCTGTGGCGCAAGGAGGTCGCGAAAGCGGTCGACGCGCGTCCCGCGCAGAAGGTCCTCGACCTCGCGGCCGGCACGGCCACCTCCTCGCGGCCCTTCGCCGCGGCCGGCGCGTACACCGTGCCGTGCGACTTCTCGCTCGGCATGCTCAAGGTCGGCAAGGAGCGCCAGCCCCACATGCCGTTCACGGCGGGCGACGCGACGAAGCTGCCCTTCCGCGACGACACCTTCGACGCGGTGACCATCTCCTTCGGGCTGCGCAACGTCCAGGACACGGACGCCGCGCTGCGCGAGATGTACCGGGTCACCAAGCCCGGCGGCCGGGTCGTGATCTGCGAGTTCTCGCAGCCCACATGGAAGCCGTTCCGTACGGTGTACACGGAGTACCTGATGCGGGCGCTGCCCCCCGTCGCGACGGCCGTGTCCTCCAACCCGGAGGCGTACGTCTACCTCGCCGAGTCCATCCGCGCCTGGCCCGCCCAGCCGGAGCTCGCCGAGAAGCTCCAGAAGGCGGGCTGGTCCAAGGTGGCCTGGCGCAACCTGACGGGCGGGATCGTCGCCCTGCACCGCGGTTTCAAGGCCTGA
- a CDS encoding chitinase, giving the protein MRGFLSFLRVPVVGAGVLAALLCAGCSSTPDAPGDPDGTAGAAGAAKEPAPAALTSAYSPYVSATTAAPTDAVGSPAVYNLAFAVAHGSTCRAVWDDETAIADRDVKDRAAALKKSGAAVRVSFGGQAGKELALTCRTPAQLAAAYRSALDAVGSAEADFDIEGAALTDPAALTRRAEAIALLQKERALKVTFTLAVMPTGLTPQALALLKSAEEHGVKISTVNIMTMNYGTSFGGNMGDYAVRAATAAHAQLQALLGLSDRAAWQALGVTSMVGVNDVKGETFTLEDAAVVRAFARGKGVGRVSMWVTYRDQACASGVNSGVAQPSCSGVPQTPGAFAKALSRP; this is encoded by the coding sequence ATGCGGGGTTTTCTGAGTTTTCTGAGGGTGCCGGTCGTCGGGGCTGGTGTGCTGGCCGCGCTGCTGTGCGCGGGGTGCTCCTCGACCCCGGATGCCCCGGGCGACCCGGACGGGACCGCCGGGGCCGCTGGGGCCGCCAAGGAGCCCGCGCCTGCCGCGCTGACGAGCGCGTACTCCCCTTACGTGAGCGCCACCACGGCCGCGCCGACCGACGCCGTCGGCTCCCCCGCCGTCTACAACCTGGCCTTCGCCGTCGCCCACGGCTCCACCTGCCGGGCGGTGTGGGACGACGAGACGGCCATCGCGGACCGCGACGTCAAGGACCGGGCGGCCGCCCTGAAGAAGTCGGGCGCGGCGGTACGGGTGTCCTTCGGCGGGCAGGCCGGCAAGGAGCTCGCGCTCACCTGCCGCACCCCGGCGCAACTGGCCGCCGCCTACCGCTCGGCGCTCGACGCGGTGGGCTCCGCCGAGGCGGACTTCGACATCGAGGGCGCGGCGCTGACCGACCCGGCCGCGCTCACCCGGCGCGCCGAGGCGATCGCGCTGCTCCAGAAGGAGCGTGCCCTGAAGGTGACGTTCACGCTCGCGGTGATGCCGACGGGGTTGACGCCGCAGGCTCTGGCTCTGCTCAAGTCCGCCGAGGAGCACGGGGTGAAGATCTCCACCGTCAACATCATGACGATGAACTACGGGACGTCCTTCGGGGGGAACATGGGCGACTACGCGGTACGGGCGGCGACCGCGGCGCACGCCCAGCTCCAGGCGCTGCTCGGCCTCTCCGACCGCGCGGCCTGGCAGGCGCTCGGGGTCACCTCGATGGTGGGCGTCAACGATGTGAAGGGCGAGACGTTCACGCTGGAGGATGCGGCGGTGGTGCGGGCGTTTGCCCGGGGCAAGGGGGTGGGGCGGGTGTCGATGTGGGTCACCTACCGTGACCAGGCCTGCGCTTCCGGGGTCAACTCGGGGGTGGCTCAGCCCAGTTGCAGCGGCGTGCCCCAGACCCCGGGCGCCTTCGCAAAGGCCCTGTCCCGCCCCTGA
- a CDS encoding imidazolonepropionase-like domain-containing protein codes for MLTLHAADLVLPGDRSPVPGGAVLADGDRIAMIGPYEDVAAAHPGARVRRWAGVLTPGLVNRHGTALLEHTYFPDDPFEADELGTEPLTGAALAALAPSESRRGNSARRCTQKLLARGVVAVTGSLTTPAVRTAVRRAGLEVLPGAEAEGPATLDPLAGAERPTDAFRSPLEVGAPARFAVFAVRDEAGLVGSGVACIATVIGGRLRHRRA; via the coding sequence GTGTTGACGCTCCACGCCGCCGACCTGGTGCTGCCCGGGGACCGCTCGCCGGTACCGGGCGGCGCGGTCCTGGCCGACGGCGACCGGATCGCCATGATCGGGCCGTACGAGGACGTCGCGGCGGCCCACCCCGGCGCCCGCGTCCGCCGCTGGGCCGGGGTGCTCACGCCCGGCCTGGTCAACCGCCACGGCACGGCGCTCCTTGAGCACACCTACTTCCCCGACGACCCCTTCGAGGCCGACGAACTCGGCACCGAACCGCTCACCGGGGCCGCGCTCGCCGCCCTCGCGCCGAGTGAGTCCCGCCGGGGCAACAGTGCGCGCCGCTGCACGCAGAAGCTGCTCGCGCGGGGGGTGGTGGCGGTGACGGGGTCCCTGACCACCCCGGCCGTACGAACCGCCGTGCGGCGGGCGGGACTTGAGGTGCTGCCGGGCGCCGAGGCGGAGGGCCCTGCGACCCTCGACCCGCTGGCCGGCGCGGAACGCCCCACCGACGCGTTCCGGTCCCCGCTGGAGGTGGGCGCGCCGGCGCGGTTCGCGGTGTTCGCGGTGCGGGATGAGGCGGGGTTGGTGGGGTCGGGGGTGGCTTGTATCGCCACGGTGATTGGGGGGCGGTTGCGGCATCGGCGGGCGTAG
- the mqnC gene encoding cyclic dehypoxanthinyl futalosine synthase translates to MTEKADLQSVLDRAAEGGRITPEEALDLYRSAPLHALGAAADAVRRRRYAGTEHIATYIIERNINYTNVCVTACKFCAFYAAPKDTAKGWTRDLDDILRRCAETVELGGTQIMFQGGHHPDYGVEYYEEHFSAIKKAYPQLVIHSLGASEVEHMARISKVSVEEAISRIHAAGLDSFAGAGAEILPERPRKAIAPLKESGERWLEIMETAHGLGVESTSTMLMGTGETNAERIEHLRMIRDVQDRTGGFRAFIPYTYQPENNHLKGRTQATIFEYIRMIAIARIFLDNVAHIQGSWLTTGKEAGQLTLHYGADDLGSIMLEENVVSSAGAKHRSNLREMIDMIRTADRVPAQRSTTYEHLVVHDDPANDPVDVRVQSHISSTAIAGGTAHPELKLLASN, encoded by the coding sequence GTGACTGAGAAGGCCGATCTCCAGTCCGTTCTCGACCGTGCCGCCGAGGGTGGGCGGATCACCCCGGAGGAGGCGCTCGACCTGTACCGGTCGGCGCCGCTGCACGCGCTCGGCGCCGCCGCCGACGCCGTGCGCCGCCGCCGCTACGCGGGTACCGAGCACATCGCGACGTACATCATCGAGCGGAACATCAACTACACCAACGTCTGTGTGACGGCGTGCAAGTTCTGCGCGTTCTACGCCGCGCCCAAGGACACCGCCAAGGGCTGGACCCGCGACCTCGACGACATCCTGCGCCGCTGCGCGGAGACCGTCGAGCTCGGCGGCACCCAGATCATGTTCCAGGGCGGCCACCACCCGGACTACGGCGTCGAGTACTACGAAGAGCACTTCTCGGCGATCAAGAAGGCCTACCCCCAGCTGGTCATCCACTCCCTCGGCGCCTCCGAGGTCGAGCACATGGCCCGCATCTCCAAGGTGTCGGTGGAAGAGGCTATCTCGCGCATCCACGCCGCCGGGCTCGACTCGTTCGCCGGGGCCGGCGCCGAGATCCTGCCGGAGCGCCCGCGCAAGGCGATCGCCCCGCTCAAGGAGTCCGGCGAGCGCTGGCTGGAGATCATGGAGACCGCGCACGGGCTCGGCGTCGAGTCGACGTCCACCATGCTGATGGGCACCGGCGAGACCAACGCCGAGCGCATCGAGCACCTGCGCATGATCCGTGACGTGCAGGACCGTACGGGCGGCTTCCGCGCCTTCATCCCGTACACCTACCAGCCCGAGAACAACCACCTCAAGGGCCGCACCCAGGCGACGATCTTCGAGTACATCCGCATGATCGCGATCGCCCGGATCTTCCTCGACAACGTCGCCCACATCCAGGGCTCGTGGCTGACCACGGGCAAGGAGGCCGGGCAGCTCACCCTGCACTACGGCGCGGACGACCTCGGCTCGATCATGCTGGAGGAGAACGTCGTCTCCTCCGCCGGCGCCAAGCACCGCTCGAACCTGCGCGAGATGATCGACATGATCCGCACGGCCGACCGGGTGCCCGCCCAGCGCTCCACCACCTACGAGCACCTCGTGGTGCACGACGACCCGGCGAACGACCCGGTCGACGTCCGCGTCCAGTCGCACATCTCCTCGACGGCGATCGCGGGCGGCACCGCCCACCCGGAGCTCAAGCTCCTCGCCTCCAACTGA
- a CDS encoding prepilin peptidase encodes MNATLTLAAAAWGAGAGYLLPRPRYRLSVEPGEPWRTACPAGHELTGRPGPARCRACGPGTRYGRALPAVLVTALVCAALAATTGPRPELAVWLLLTPFAVLLCLVDLAVRRLPDPLTLPLVGAAALLLGLAALLPGHAGSWPTALLGGLALGAGYFVLFLINPAGMGFGDVKLALGLGVLLGWYGWPCLMAGALLGLVLGALYGMGLVVFRGAGRKTAFPLGPFLVAGALGGLLLGGLTR; translated from the coding sequence GTGAACGCAACGCTGACCCTCGCGGCGGCCGCCTGGGGCGCGGGCGCGGGATACCTGCTGCCGCGCCCCCGTTACCGGCTCTCCGTCGAACCCGGGGAGCCCTGGCGTACCGCCTGCCCGGCCGGGCACGAGCTGACCGGGCGGCCGGGCCCCGCCCGGTGCCGGGCCTGCGGGCCGGGCACGCGCTACGGCCGGGCGCTGCCCGCCGTCCTGGTCACCGCCCTGGTCTGCGCCGCGCTCGCCGCCACCACCGGGCCCCGGCCCGAGCTGGCGGTCTGGCTGCTGCTGACTCCGTTCGCGGTGCTGCTGTGCCTGGTCGACCTGGCCGTCCGCAGGCTGCCCGATCCGCTCACCCTGCCGCTGGTCGGCGCCGCCGCCCTGCTGCTCGGGCTCGCGGCCCTGCTGCCCGGGCACGCCGGATCCTGGCCGACCGCCCTGCTCGGCGGGCTCGCCCTGGGCGCCGGGTACTTCGTCCTGTTCCTGATCAACCCGGCGGGCATGGGCTTCGGCGATGTGAAACTCGCGCTCGGGCTCGGGGTGCTGCTCGGCTGGTACGGCTGGCCCTGTCTGATGGCGGGCGCCCTCCTCGGTCTCGTCCTGGGCGCGCTGTACGGCATGGGGCTCGTCGTGTTCCGCGGCGCGGGCCGCAAGACGGCGTTCCCGCTCGGCCCGTTCCTGGTCGCCGGCGCCCTCGGCGGCCTGCTGCTCGGCGGCCTCACCCGCTGA